A section of the Felis catus isolate Fca126 chromosome B2, F.catus_Fca126_mat1.0, whole genome shotgun sequence genome encodes:
- the LOC123385710 gene encoding translation machinery-associated protein 7-like, whose product MEELLVAGSGEGVSGAMSDHEGGKKEPLKQPMKQAKDTDEEDKALKQKQKGEQKKLKELKAKAMGMGLLATGGIKKSDKK is encoded by the coding sequence atggaggaGCTTTTGGTGGCAGGGTCTGGGGAAGGGGTGTCAGGTGCCATGTCTGACCATGAAGGTGGCAAGAAGGAGCCCCTGAAGCAGCCCATGAAGCAGGCCAAGGACACAGATGAGGAAGATAAGGCACTCAAGCAGAAACAGAAAGGGGAGCAGAAGAAACTCAAGGAGCTAAAAGCAAAGGCTATGGGGATGGGCCTCCTGGCCACAGGTGGAATTAAGAAATCTGACAAAAAGTAA